A region from the Sutcliffiella horikoshii genome encodes:
- a CDS encoding (2Fe-2S)-binding protein has protein sequence MELQGRAWTWEQMESFFYMTNQEKADVVWECRIRELAQPNILQNLLDLYGEGIKATTKDVTVMYLAGWFGYLCGGMHFLSSDGWEATAENIKLQLYKNQRGTKLISFVVDSENLVEKGDRKWVEEFYEKMMKPTFLQMQATSTNNTLLQMWYQATHSLYWISDRMKHSCLSERYVWQYEKTLEMFKEVTPSSCMGVMTEKHPYAKKLIFIDNPWDLNDPMPLKPSCCLAYQTEGGHLCFTCPRMKKSERLEKFNKVLAEHSTMS, from the coding sequence ATGGAGCTTCAAGGACGGGCTTGGACGTGGGAACAGATGGAGAGTTTCTTTTATATGACGAACCAAGAGAAAGCGGATGTTGTCTGGGAATGTCGGATAAGGGAGCTGGCACAACCAAATATTCTACAAAATCTACTAGACCTTTATGGAGAGGGAATTAAGGCAACAACAAAGGATGTAACGGTCATGTATCTTGCAGGCTGGTTTGGATATTTATGTGGAGGTATGCATTTCTTATCTTCCGATGGATGGGAGGCCACCGCTGAAAATATTAAACTTCAACTATATAAAAATCAGCGTGGAACGAAATTGATTTCATTTGTCGTTGATTCGGAAAATTTAGTTGAAAAAGGGGACAGAAAGTGGGTGGAGGAGTTTTATGAAAAAATGATGAAGCCCACATTTTTGCAGATGCAAGCCACCTCAACTAACAACACTCTTCTACAAATGTGGTATCAGGCGACACATAGTCTCTATTGGATCTCAGATCGTATGAAGCATTCATGTCTTTCTGAAAGGTATGTATGGCAATACGAAAAAACTCTGGAAATGTTTAAAGAAGTAACTCCATCTTCTTGCATGGGAGTGATGACCGAAAAACACCCCTATGCAAAAAAATTAATATTTATTGATAATCCATGGGATTTAAATGACCCGATGCCTTTAAAACCTTCATGTTGTCTTGCCTATCAAACAGAAGGAGGACACTTATGTTTTACCTGTCCGAGAATGAAAAAATCAGAGCGACTAGAAAAATTTAATAAGGTTTTAGCAGAGCATTCGACAATGAGTTAA
- a CDS encoding patatin-like phospholipase family protein: MLNSGLVLEGGGMRGVYTAGILEYFMEKDLYFPYVIGVSAGACMAASYLSRQPGRNKKVNIDFVGDPRYLSYRNFWKKRQMFDMDFLFDEIPNKLVPYDYETFLNRTEQFVVVTTDCLTGEPIYYNMDHHGEDMLQLIRASSSLPFVAPSVAYHDRMLLDGGIIDPIPLKKAQKDGFEKNVVILTKPVGYKKKASRFSSLFKYKQYPIISDRLQTRYKLYNETLDYVAAEKESGSTFVFQPSKPLPVGRMERKKDRLQALYELGYEDAKNNYKALQEFLQN, from the coding sequence TTGTTGAACAGTGGATTAGTACTTGAAGGCGGAGGTATGCGCGGAGTATATACTGCCGGAATTTTAGAATATTTTATGGAAAAGGACTTATACTTTCCATATGTGATTGGTGTTTCTGCCGGAGCTTGCATGGCGGCTTCCTATCTATCCAGACAGCCGGGTAGGAACAAAAAGGTCAATATCGACTTTGTTGGAGACCCTAGATATCTTTCCTATCGTAACTTTTGGAAAAAACGGCAGATGTTTGACATGGACTTCTTATTTGATGAAATACCGAATAAACTTGTTCCTTATGACTATGAAACATTTTTGAACAGAACGGAGCAGTTTGTGGTCGTGACGACGGATTGTCTGACAGGCGAACCTATCTATTACAACATGGATCATCACGGGGAAGATATGCTTCAACTGATACGTGCATCAAGTTCCCTTCCCTTTGTGGCACCAAGCGTTGCTTATCACGACCGAATGCTTTTAGACGGGGGAATCATTGATCCCATTCCCTTAAAAAAAGCTCAAAAAGATGGTTTTGAGAAAAATGTCGTGATTTTGACAAAGCCTGTTGGCTACAAAAAGAAAGCAAGCCGATTTTCTTCCCTTTTCAAATACAAGCAATATCCAATTATTTCAGATCGCCTTCAGACACGTTACAAGCTCTATAATGAGACATTGGACTATGTTGCTGCGGAGAAGGAATCTGGTTCCACTTTTGTATTCCAGCCAAGCAAGCCTTTACCTGTAGGCAGAATGGAACGGAAAAAAGATCGTCTTCAAGCCCTTTATGAACTGGGATATGAGGATGCGAAAAACAACTACAAGGCACTACAAGAATTTTTACAAAACTAA
- the ilvA gene encoding threonine ammonia-lyase IlvA, whose protein sequence is MAKALQSRVTTEEVEHAYEVLKNVVVRTPLQLDTILSERYNCKVYLKREDQQMVRSFKIRGAYYSVHSLTEEQRANGVVCASAGNHAQGVAYACKKLGIKGKIFMPTTTPRQKVSRVEFFGGEFTEVVLTGDTYDDSYQQAMEVCEKEGMKFIHPFDDRLTITGQATVGLEISEQLQEECSHVFMSIGGGGLISGVGSYLKNKRPDTKLIGVEPFGAPGMKQSLAQNEVVRLNEIDSFVDGAAVKQVGQLPFELTKDLADDVVLVPEGKVCTTILNLYNENAIIAEPAGALSIAALDFYKDEIAGKTVVCIVSGGNNDLDRMQEMKERSLIYEGLKHYFIVNFPQRAGALREFMEDVLGETDDITRFEYTKKNNRDKGPVLVGVELRKPDDYFAIIERMEKKGFTYIEINKDKQLFNLLI, encoded by the coding sequence GTGGCAAAAGCATTACAATCAAGAGTGACAACGGAAGAAGTGGAGCATGCCTATGAGGTACTGAAGAATGTGGTGGTCAGAACCCCGCTTCAGTTGGATACCATTCTCTCAGAACGATATAACTGTAAAGTGTACTTGAAACGGGAAGATCAGCAGATGGTAAGATCGTTTAAAATTAGAGGAGCGTACTATTCGGTCCATAGTTTAACAGAGGAACAACGGGCAAATGGCGTGGTGTGTGCCAGTGCAGGCAACCATGCACAAGGAGTTGCCTATGCGTGCAAAAAGCTTGGAATAAAAGGGAAGATCTTTATGCCGACGACTACCCCACGACAAAAGGTGTCACGTGTAGAGTTTTTTGGCGGCGAGTTTACAGAAGTCGTGCTTACTGGTGACACATACGATGATTCCTATCAGCAGGCAATGGAAGTTTGTGAAAAGGAAGGAATGAAGTTTATTCACCCCTTTGACGATCGGTTGACAATCACCGGCCAGGCAACAGTAGGTTTAGAAATTTCTGAGCAATTGCAAGAGGAATGTTCACATGTGTTCATGAGTATTGGCGGTGGAGGACTGATCTCAGGTGTGGGATCCTATTTGAAAAATAAGCGTCCAGATACTAAATTGATTGGTGTGGAACCGTTCGGTGCTCCAGGTATGAAGCAATCATTGGCTCAAAATGAAGTGGTGCGATTGAATGAGATTGATAGCTTTGTAGATGGAGCGGCTGTTAAACAGGTGGGACAACTGCCGTTTGAACTGACAAAAGACCTCGCAGATGATGTGGTATTGGTTCCAGAAGGAAAAGTCTGTACCACCATCCTGAATTTGTACAACGAAAACGCCATTATTGCCGAGCCGGCAGGAGCGTTGTCCATTGCTGCACTGGATTTTTACAAAGATGAGATTGCCGGGAAGACGGTAGTCTGTATTGTGAGTGGTGGCAATAATGATTTAGACCGCATGCAGGAAATGAAAGAAAGGTCCTTGATCTATGAAGGGCTTAAGCATTATTTTATTGTCAACTTCCCACAGCGTGCCGGAGCATTGCGGGAATTTATGGAGGACGTACTGGGAGAGACAGATGATATCACGCGTTTTGAGTACACGAAGAAAAATAACCGAGACAAAGGTCCGGTGTTGGTTGGCGTCGAATTACGAAAGCCTGACGATTATTTTGCCATTATTGAACGAATGGAAAAGAAAGGCTTTACGTATATTGAGATTAACAAAGATAAGCAGTTGTTTAATTTATTAATATAA
- a CDS encoding MFS transporter — protein MASHAADYKELEQPVIQENKIILIWSATVWLVVMNTTMFNVALPSVLSELSLSSSTASWIVSGYSIVFAISTLTYSRLSDFLPIRKLLSIGLGLLAISSIIGFFSQDFIWLLAARLLQAAGAGAVPGLAMVLAGRYIPISRRGKAMAFISSAASLGFGLGPVIGGLITQYLGWHYLFVVTGFVLLLLPLFRKLLPHEETQKIKFDYLGGLLIGIGVTGLLLYLSTFKVPILLVSIAALLWLWRHIHRVSTPFIQPALLKNKQFVKLLGIGFGAFVSHFSALFLMPIMLAVIFNKEPATIGLLIFPGAILSAIAAQFIGRFIDRFGNMPLILFGQVFLIISTLSFGLLGNLSPYVILVTYMFMSTGFSALTSSISNEISRILDKSELGAGMGIAQLVQFFGGAFGVALTGLLIVWQGDLPVEEIYRNIFLGVTGLLLLTSIVFYQYKRSKGRQS, from the coding sequence ATGGCATCACATGCTGCCGATTATAAAGAACTAGAACAACCCGTTATCCAAGAAAACAAAATCATCCTTATATGGAGCGCCACCGTTTGGCTTGTTGTCATGAATACGACTATGTTCAACGTTGCCTTGCCAAGTGTATTGAGCGAGCTGAGCCTATCCTCTTCCACCGCATCTTGGATTGTATCTGGCTATTCTATCGTTTTTGCCATTTCAACCTTGACCTATAGCAGATTGTCGGATTTTTTACCGATTAGAAAATTGCTGAGCATAGGTCTTGGCTTATTGGCCATTTCCTCGATTATCGGTTTCTTTTCGCAAGATTTTATCTGGCTATTGGCCGCGAGATTATTGCAAGCTGCAGGGGCCGGGGCTGTCCCGGGGCTTGCCATGGTGTTGGCGGGACGATATATCCCTATTTCCAGAAGAGGAAAAGCGATGGCCTTTATCTCTTCTGCCGCCTCCCTTGGGTTTGGACTTGGCCCAGTAATCGGGGGACTGATCACCCAATACTTGGGTTGGCATTACCTTTTCGTCGTAACAGGATTCGTCTTACTGCTCTTGCCCTTGTTTCGAAAACTCTTACCTCATGAAGAAACACAGAAGATTAAATTTGACTACCTTGGTGGTTTGTTAATTGGTATTGGTGTTACAGGACTTTTACTTTATCTTTCCACTTTTAAGGTACCAATTTTACTGGTTAGTATTGCAGCACTCTTATGGCTATGGCGTCATATACACAGAGTTTCTACTCCTTTTATTCAACCTGCTCTGTTGAAAAACAAACAGTTTGTAAAGTTGTTGGGTATTGGATTTGGTGCATTTGTTTCGCATTTCTCGGCGTTGTTTTTAATGCCTATTATGCTGGCGGTTATTTTTAACAAAGAACCTGCAACCATTGGCTTGCTTATCTTTCCAGGGGCCATCCTTTCTGCCATCGCTGCTCAATTTATCGGCAGATTCATCGACCGCTTTGGCAATATGCCACTGATTTTGTTCGGTCAGGTGTTTTTAATCATTTCCACATTATCATTCGGACTGCTCGGGAATCTTTCCCCATATGTGATTTTGGTTACCTATATGTTTATGAGCACAGGATTTTCAGCACTCACTTCAAGCATTTCCAATGAGATTTCAAGGATCCTGGATAAGTCGGAGCTTGGTGCCGGCATGGGGATCGCCCAGCTTGTCCAGTTCTTCGGCGGTGCGTTTGGAGTGGCGTTGACTGGGTTGTTGATTGTATGGCAAGGAGACTTGCCAGTAGAAGAGATATACCGCAATATTTTCTTGGGAGTAACAGGGCTGTTGTTACTGACCTCAATTGTGTTTTATCAGTATAAGAGAAGTAAAGGGAGACAGTCTTGA
- the ilvE gene encoding branched-chain-amino-acid transaminase, whose amino-acid sequence MCRYIYMNGQLVEKEKAVVSVYDHGFLYGDGVFEGIRMYNGNVFRLREHLERLYDSARSVLLDVPYTMSELEDIIVETLRKNKLHDTAYIRLVLSRGVGDLGLDPTKCKTPNLIVIAEQLALFPKELYDVGITMVTVPTRRNRPDILSPKVKSLNYLNNIMVKAEANMAGANEALTLNTEGYVAEGSGQNIFILKGNKLLTPPSYVGALEGITRNAIIDLANEMGYDVREEPFTRHDVYVADEVFLTGTAAEVIPVISLDGRKIADGKPGKETHKILNRFRQLVVEDGHKVYPEETQVGWEINGGVLLGEALNH is encoded by the coding sequence ATGTGTAGATACATCTATATGAATGGGCAGCTAGTAGAAAAAGAGAAGGCAGTTGTATCTGTATATGATCATGGATTCCTATATGGCGATGGCGTTTTTGAAGGAATCCGAATGTATAACGGAAATGTATTCCGTCTTCGCGAACATCTTGAAAGATTATATGATTCTGCAAGGTCTGTATTATTGGACGTCCCCTATACGATGTCTGAACTAGAGGATATTATCGTCGAGACTCTCAGAAAGAACAAATTGCATGATACGGCCTATATTCGACTGGTCCTGTCAAGAGGAGTCGGCGATCTCGGTTTAGATCCCACAAAATGCAAAACTCCAAACCTTATTGTCATTGCTGAGCAACTGGCACTATTCCCTAAAGAACTTTACGACGTAGGGATTACGATGGTAACCGTTCCTACTCGAAGAAACCGTCCGGATATTTTAAGTCCGAAAGTAAAATCACTGAACTATTTAAACAACATCATGGTAAAAGCAGAAGCAAATATGGCAGGTGCCAATGAGGCACTTACGCTTAACACAGAAGGTTATGTTGCAGAAGGATCAGGTCAGAACATCTTTATCCTGAAGGGCAACAAACTATTAACGCCGCCAAGCTACGTTGGAGCACTTGAAGGCATTACGCGAAATGCCATCATCGACCTGGCAAACGAAATGGGTTATGACGTTCGAGAAGAACCTTTTACAAGGCACGATGTGTATGTAGCCGACGAAGTATTCTTAACAGGTACCGCCGCAGAAGTAATCCCGGTTATCAGCCTGGACGGCAGAAAAATCGCGGACGGAAAACCAGGCAAAGAAACCCACAAAATCCTAAACCGCTTCCGCCAACTAGTCGTAGAAGACGGCCACAAAGTCTACCCAGAAGAAACCCAAGTAGGCTGGGAAATCAACGGCGGAGTGTTGCTGGGCGAAGCGTTGAATCATTAA
- a CDS encoding TIGR01777 family oxidoreductase — protein sequence MKKVVLAGGTGFIGRYLEKQFIQLNYEVIIISRQPQHIAWTDTKGIKAAVDNAELVINLAGKSVDCRYNEKNKKEIFDSRTETTRILGEAIESASNPPELWINSSTATIYRHAEDRPMTETTGEIGEGFSVEVAKAWEKSFFDFNLPQTRQAALRIAIVLGKDGGVMTPFKNLVTFGLGGIQGPGTQMFSWVHIEDVYRIMLFIRDRKDLQGVLNCSAPNPISNKQFMAEMREKMNRKIGLPSPRWMLEIGAVVIRTETELILKSRWVIPERLQKEGYQFKYPKIDEALAEILY from the coding sequence ATGAAAAAAGTTGTGCTTGCAGGTGGAACCGGGTTTATTGGGAGATACCTAGAAAAGCAGTTTATTCAACTGAACTATGAAGTTATCATTATTTCAAGGCAGCCTCAACATATAGCCTGGACAGATACGAAAGGAATTAAAGCCGCGGTCGACAATGCGGAATTAGTCATCAATTTGGCTGGAAAGTCGGTCGATTGCCGCTATAATGAGAAAAATAAAAAAGAAATTTTTGATTCTAGGACGGAGACGACAAGAATTCTCGGAGAAGCAATCGAATCTGCTTCTAATCCTCCTGAACTATGGATCAACTCCAGTACAGCAACGATTTACCGCCATGCGGAGGACAGACCAATGACGGAAACAACTGGTGAAATAGGAGAGGGATTTTCCGTCGAAGTGGCAAAAGCTTGGGAGAAATCATTCTTTGATTTTAACTTGCCACAAACAAGACAGGCTGCATTGCGAATTGCCATTGTCCTTGGAAAAGATGGTGGTGTTATGACTCCATTTAAAAACCTGGTCACATTCGGCCTGGGTGGAATACAGGGGCCAGGAACGCAAATGTTCAGCTGGGTACATATAGAGGATGTTTATAGAATCATGCTTTTCATTAGAGATAGAAAAGACTTGCAGGGAGTGCTCAATTGCTCTGCACCCAATCCAATCTCAAACAAGCAATTCATGGCTGAGATGAGAGAGAAGATGAATAGAAAGATAGGGTTGCCATCACCAAGGTGGATGCTCGAAATTGGCGCTGTAGTAATCAGGACGGAAACAGAGTTAATCTTAAAAAGCAGATGGGTCATTCCTGAAAGGTTGCAGAAAGAGGGCTATCAATTTAAGTATCCCAAGATAGATGAAGCATTAGCAGAGATTTTATACTAG
- a CDS encoding ATP-binding protein — protein sequence MQKTPYLIHFNEKDRAEIGSYYDFGYVVSKLKNALHHKYGTDFHLYADDETSNEIWEVLEEDLELHPEKVEPVTHVFDGLETRTISSNHNHDQLEFIIKPRLSNTLYYYKEYEVAVVRCPIFQTHTESIHDFIMAKNNEGLLTFLNYVIKRKRDYTKNYVTVFTDTENGIESTKEKITTFVTRDDVFLEESLKKEIYRSIDEFFTDSGSFFKRYDIPYKRGILLYGKPGNGKTTLVKSIANSITAPVAYWQITEHTSSYSVHEVFSTVNRMTPMALVIEDIDSMPIEVRSVFLNTLDGATSKEGIFLIGTTNYPEKIDPALINRSGRFDRAYEIKLPTLELRMGYLKKKNMLQFISEEELMKINQLTDGFSYAQLNELYTSVALQWHYEKAVDVEKICADLQADNKKKKNFKWDTDAEQVGFIR from the coding sequence ATGCAAAAAACACCTTACTTAATTCACTTCAATGAAAAAGACCGCGCAGAGATCGGGAGCTATTATGATTTCGGCTATGTGGTCAGCAAACTAAAAAATGCCTTACACCACAAATATGGGACTGACTTTCATCTGTACGCGGATGATGAAACATCCAATGAGATTTGGGAAGTACTTGAAGAGGACTTAGAGTTACATCCTGAAAAAGTAGAACCTGTTACCCATGTATTTGATGGATTAGAAACAAGAACAATCTCCTCTAATCACAACCATGATCAGCTCGAGTTTATAATCAAACCGCGTCTTTCCAACACTCTATATTACTATAAAGAGTATGAAGTAGCTGTGGTCAGATGCCCTATTTTTCAAACTCATACAGAGAGCATCCATGATTTTATTATGGCCAAAAATAATGAAGGCCTCTTAACCTTTTTAAACTATGTAATTAAAAGAAAGCGGGACTACACGAAGAACTATGTCACCGTATTTACCGATACGGAAAACGGTATTGAAAGCACAAAAGAGAAAATCACCACCTTTGTTACTCGTGATGATGTTTTCTTAGAAGAATCTCTTAAAAAGGAAATCTATCGTTCTATCGACGAGTTTTTTACAGATAGCGGCTCCTTCTTTAAAAGATATGACATTCCTTATAAAAGAGGAATCTTACTTTACGGAAAGCCGGGTAATGGAAAAACCACGTTGGTGAAGTCCATTGCCAACAGCATTACTGCTCCTGTTGCATACTGGCAGATAACGGAGCATACTTCAAGCTACTCCGTCCATGAAGTATTTTCCACCGTAAACAGGATGACACCGATGGCTTTGGTGATTGAAGATATTGATTCGATGCCGATTGAAGTCAGATCCGTCTTTTTAAACACATTGGATGGTGCAACTTCTAAGGAAGGCATTTTCCTCATCGGCACCACCAACTATCCAGAGAAAATTGACCCTGCTCTCATCAACCGTTCCGGACGCTTTGACAGAGCATACGAAATTAAACTTCCTACTCTGGAATTAAGAATGGGCTATTTGAAAAAGAAGAATATGCTTCAATTCATTTCGGAGGAAGAGTTAATGAAAATCAATCAGCTGACGGATGGATTCTCTTATGCACAACTGAATGAATTGTACACTTCTGTCGCCTTGCAGTGGCATTATGAAAAGGCAGTGGACGTGGAAAAGATTTGTGCGGACTTACAGGCAGATAATAAGAAGAAGAAAAACTTTAAATGGGATACGGATGCTGAACAAGTTGGCTTTATTAGATAA
- a CDS encoding GNAT family N-acetyltransferase: protein MNISTNRLLIREFEVEDCKAVYDYTSKEEVMKYIPEGIHTEEKAKQFVTKNRGTNAENFPVIVKESNTLIGHMVFHKYFGDHTYEIGWVFNPSYQGKGYATEAARGVLEYGFNELGLHRIIATCQPENISSYRVMEKAGMRREGFFKKCIPHGEDWWDEYYYSILEEEWE, encoded by the coding sequence ATGAATATAAGTACTAATAGATTACTAATCCGTGAGTTTGAAGTCGAAGATTGCAAAGCCGTCTATGATTATACATCAAAAGAAGAAGTGATGAAGTATATTCCTGAGGGAATCCATACCGAGGAAAAAGCGAAACAATTTGTAACCAAGAATAGAGGGACCAATGCGGAGAACTTCCCAGTTATAGTAAAAGAGAGTAATACCTTGATTGGACATATGGTTTTTCATAAATATTTTGGCGATCACACATATGAAATTGGTTGGGTATTTAATCCCTCCTATCAAGGAAAGGGTTATGCGACTGAAGCGGCTAGAGGTGTTTTGGAATATGGTTTTAATGAACTTGGCCTACATAGAATCATTGCAACGTGTCAGCCTGAGAACATCTCATCCTATCGCGTTATGGAGAAAGCAGGAATGAGGAGAGAAGGATTTTTCAAGAAATGCATCCCCCACGGCGAGGATTGGTGGGATGAATATTATTACTCGATCTTGGAGGAAGAATGGGAATAA
- a CDS encoding TraR/DksA family transcriptional regulator, which yields MTLTKDKQKTLQTKLKKMKESIEKKQESSILDESLRESTGEITTGIGNHLAEGNAERVEREQEQTFEQIDEKLLGEIEEALARIEEGTYGTCVDTGEEIPYERLEALPYAKRTAQAQEKFDKGE from the coding sequence ATGACATTAACCAAAGACAAGCAGAAAACACTTCAAACCAAACTGAAAAAGATGAAAGAAAGCATAGAGAAGAAGCAGGAAAGCAGTATATTGGACGAGTCCTTGCGCGAATCTACAGGAGAAATTACTACTGGGATTGGCAACCACTTGGCAGAAGGTAACGCTGAGAGAGTGGAACGAGAACAGGAACAGACTTTTGAACAGATTGATGAAAAATTGCTAGGTGAGATTGAAGAAGCTTTAGCTAGAATAGAAGAAGGAACGTATGGTACATGTGTCGATACAGGGGAAGAGATTCCTTACGAGCGGCTTGAAGCCTTGCCTTATGCAAAGCGGACTGCGCAAGCGCAGGAGAAGTTTGATAAAGGTGAATGA
- a CDS encoding ABC transporter substrate-binding protein, with amino-acid sequence MRKNKGFIQLLLTFSILALILAGCGANNAGSNSGENSSKDNEATKTEESTEYTVQHAMGETTIEETPKKVVVLTNEGTEAVLELGVTPVGAASPGVGTEWYAHIKDEMEGVTELGEETAPNLETIASLQPDLIIGNKIRHEEIYEQLEAIAPTVFSEDLAGDWKQNFELYAKALNKEAEGKEAMANYDKHVEEVKGKLGDKLDMEVSVVRFLPTTVRIYQKDTFAGTILSDLGFARPEAQDKDNFMEVITEEQMSGMDGDVMFYFNADYDEEKGGTKMQEAWMQHPLYEKLNVAQTDSAYKVDEIIWNLSGGIKAANLLLEDIVKYMEEM; translated from the coding sequence ATGAGAAAGAATAAAGGGTTTATTCAATTACTGCTTACTTTCAGTATATTGGCATTAATTTTAGCTGGATGCGGGGCAAACAATGCAGGAAGCAATTCAGGTGAGAACAGTTCTAAAGACAATGAAGCAACAAAAACAGAAGAGTCCACGGAATACACGGTTCAACATGCGATGGGGGAAACAACGATTGAAGAAACGCCGAAAAAAGTGGTGGTTCTGACAAACGAAGGAACAGAAGCAGTATTGGAACTTGGAGTAACTCCGGTTGGTGCTGCTAGTCCTGGTGTAGGGACAGAGTGGTATGCTCATATCAAAGATGAAATGGAAGGGGTAACAGAGCTAGGGGAAGAAACAGCACCAAACCTTGAAACGATTGCAAGCCTGCAACCTGACTTGATCATTGGAAACAAGATCCGTCATGAAGAAATCTATGAACAATTAGAAGCGATTGCTCCAACTGTATTCTCGGAGGACTTAGCGGGAGATTGGAAACAAAACTTTGAACTATACGCAAAAGCATTGAACAAAGAGGCAGAAGGCAAAGAAGCAATGGCAAACTATGATAAGCATGTGGAAGAAGTAAAAGGAAAATTAGGCGATAAATTGGATATGGAAGTTTCCGTTGTCCGTTTCTTGCCAACAACGGTTCGCATTTATCAAAAAGATACATTTGCAGGAACGATCCTTTCTGACTTAGGATTTGCACGTCCAGAAGCACAAGATAAAGATAATTTCATGGAAGTCATTACAGAAGAACAGATGAGCGGCATGGATGGAGACGTTATGTTCTACTTCAATGCCGATTATGATGAGGAAAAAGGCGGAACAAAAATGCAAGAAGCATGGATGCAGCATCCTCTTTATGAAAAACTGAATGTTGCTCAAACGGATTCTGCATACAAAGTAGATGAAATCATTTGGAACCTGTCTGGTGGAATTAAGGCGGCAAATCTTCTATTAGAAGATATCGTAAAGTATATGGAAGAAATGTAA